Proteins encoded in a region of the Ziziphus jujuba cultivar Dongzao chromosome 3, ASM3175591v1 genome:
- the LOC107423106 gene encoding transmembrane emp24 domain-containing protein p24beta3, with protein sequence MERRKRFGAAMEGQLLMAILLFASFFGRISSLSVTVNDVECVYEYVLYEGDTISGNFVVVDHDIFWSSDHPGIDFTVTSPAGNNVHTSKGTSGDKFEIKAPRSGMYKFCFHNPYSTPETVSFYIHIGHIPNEHDLAKDEHLDPINVKIAELREALESVTAEQKYLKARDARHRHTNESTRKRVIFYTVGEYILLAAASAMQVIYIRRLFSKSVAYNRV encoded by the exons ATGGAGAGGAGGAAGCGATTTGGGGCCGCTATGGAGGGCCAGTTGTTGATGGCCATTCTTCTATTCGCGAGCTTTTTTGGTCGCATCTCGTCGCTTTCCGTGACGGTAAACGACGTCGAATGCGTCTACGAGTACGTTCTCTACGAGGGAGATACTATTTCCGGGAATTTTGTCGTTGTCGACCATGATATCTTCTGGAGCTCCGATCACCCAGGAATTGATTTCACT GTGACTTCTCCTGCGGGTAATAATGTGCACACTTCGAAGGGAACATCTGGGGATAAGTTTGAGATTAAAGCCCCACGAAGCGGCATGTATAAATTCTGTTTTCACAATCCTTACTCAACACCGGAGACTGTTTCTTTCTACATTCATATTGGTCATATTCCCAATGAACATGATCTTGCCAAAGATG AACATCTGGACCCTATTAATGTAAAAATTGCTGAGCTGAGAGAAGCTTTGGAGTCTGTTACAGCTGAGCAGAAATATTTGAAAGCACGAGATGCTCGTCATCGTCATA CCAATGAAAGCACAAGGAAGCGTGTTATATTCTATACAGTTGGAGAGTATATTTTGCTGGCTGCTGCAAGTGCAATGCAAGTTATATATATCCGTCGTCTTTTCAGCAAATCAGTGGCATACAACCGAGTTTGA
- the LOC107423122 gene encoding heat stress transcription factor A-6b yields the protein MNPQVQVKQEFPGASSSSYSGKPSVVPQPMEGLHDSGPPPFLNKTYDIVEDPSTNHIISWSRGNNSFVVWDPQNFAMSLLPRYFKHNNFSSFVRQLNTYGFRKVDPDKWEFANEGFLKGQKHLLKNIRRRKTSTQPQASQQPLDPCVEVGRFGLDGEVERLRRDKQVLMVELVKLRQQQQNTRTYIQSMEDRLKRTELKQQHMMNFLARAMQNPNFVQQLLQQKDKRKELEEAITKKRRRTIEQGPSNVVEADDLGQAGGGAFVTMGTNDYGHIPEFQVPEVEDIAIDIPGIGGSQKNGEEEVLLVQHESRSKYIDDGFWLNLLNEATEEKTDIVGVEHEDEEDVDALVEQLGYLASSPK from the exons atgaatCCTCAAGTTCAAGTGAAGCAAGAGTTTCCAGGAGCAAGTTCATCATCCTATTCAGGGAAGCCATCTGTGGTTCCTCAGCCAATGGAAGGACTTCATGACTCAGGTCCTCCACCATTTCTCAACAAGACTTATGACATAGTTGAAGACCCTTCTACAAATCATATAATTTCTTGGAGTAGAGGTAATAATAGCTTTGTTGTTTGGGATCCCCAAAACTTTGCTATGAGCCTTCTACCCAGATACTTCAAGCACAATAATTTCTCAAGCTTTGTCAGGCAGCTCAACACTTAT GGATTTAGAAAAGTTGATCCTGATAAATGGGAATTTGCTAATGAGGGTTTTCTCAAAGGGCAAAAGCACCTTTTAAAGAATATCAGGAGGAGGAAGACCAGTACTCAGCCTCAGGCTTCACAGCAACCTTTGGATCCTTGTGTTGAAGTTGGAAGATTTGGATTGGATGGAGAAGTTGAACGTTTGAGGCGTGACAAACAGGTTCTAATGGTGGAATTAGTGAAACTTAGACAGCAACAGCAAAATACTAGAACTTATATCCAATCAATGGAGGATAGATTAAAGAGGACTGAACTAAAACAACAACATATGATGAATTTCTTAGCTAGAGCAATGCAGAATCCAAACTTTGTTCAACAATTACTTCAACAGAAGGACAAACGGAAAGAACTTGAGGAAGCAATTACTAAAAAGAGAAGGAGAACTATTGAGCAAGGTCCTAGTAATGTTGTTGAAGCTGATGATTTAGGACAAGCTGGAGGAGGAGCTTTTGTAACAATGGGAACCAATGATTACGGTCACATACCTGAGTTTCAAGTTCCAGAGGTGGAAGATATTGCCATTGACATCCCAGGTATAGGTGGAAGCCAAAAGAATGGAGAGGAAGAAGTATTATTAGTGCAACATGAAAGTAGAAGTAAATACATTGACGATGGTTTCTGGCTAAATCTTTTGAATGAAGCTACTGAAGAAAAGACTGATATTGTGGGTGTTGAACATGAAGATGAGGAAGATGTAGATGCTTTGGTTGAGCAGCTTGGTTACTTGGCCTCTAGTCCCAAGTGA
- the LOC107423094 gene encoding acireductone dioxygenase 2, with protein MVAPDKDPREEVIQAWYMDDSDEDQRLPHHREPKEFVSLEQLTELGVLSWKLDADNYETDEELKKIREERGYSYMDFCEVSPEKLPNYEEKIKNFFEEHLHTDEEIRYAVAGSGYFDVRDRNDRWIRVWLKKGGMIVLPAGIYHRFTLDSNNYIKAMRLFVGDPVWTPFNRPHDHLPARKEYVKAFVEKEAGNHAINAAA; from the exons ATGGTTGCCCCAGACAAG GATCCTAGAGAGGAAGTCATTCAAGCATGGTACATGGATGATAGTGATGAAGATCAGAGACTTCCCCATCACCGGGAACCGAAGGAATTTGTATCCCTTGAACAACTTACTG AGCTTGGAGTACTGAGCTGGAAGTTGGATGCTGATAACTACGAAACGGATGAGGAGTTGAAAAAAATTCGAGAAGAACGTGGATACTCCTACATG GACTTTTGTGAGGTTTCTCCAGAGAAGCTGCCAAATTATGAAGAGAAGATAAAAAACTTTTTTGAGGAGCATCTTCATACTGATGAAGAGATTCGCTATGCTGTAGCAGGAAGTG GTTATTTTGATGTGAGGGATCGTAATGACCGCTGGATTCGTGTATGGCTGAAGAAGGGAGGAATGATTGTGTTGCCTGCTGGAATTTATCACCGCTTTACTCTGGACTCAAACAACTACATTAAG GCAATGAGGCTTTTTGTAGGAGACCCAGTTTGGACTCCATTCAATCGTCCCCATGACCATCTTCCTGCAAG GAAGGAGTATGTTAAAGCTTTCGTGGAGAAGGAAGCTGGCAATCATGCTATTAATGCTGCAGCATAA